One stretch of Phoenix dactylifera cultivar Barhee BC4 unplaced genomic scaffold, palm_55x_up_171113_PBpolish2nd_filt_p 000240F, whole genome shotgun sequence DNA includes these proteins:
- the LOC120105235 gene encoding uncharacterized protein LOC120105235, which translates to MKVILWNYRGAGKPSFAPAFRRIVQQHSPNGSCRLDVFHVCTQEVVVVISEGSRVSWVPAAVYASTDFRERRILWEEASQLINQGFPIMVAGDFNCIVDPQEKMGGRPFLYERPFLYERKVKEFQDFLTSSGLIDLGFFGSRFTWCNNQQGQTRVWERLDRACATAGWVQCFPDLHVSHLPRIASDHCPLLVSTDTYIPVRHPFRFEKIWLCYLRSWEMVREAWSAPVRRDAMYRVSRRLELTRRQPRRWNREKVGDIFRRIEESEEAIIGLQAREDQRGGLADVEMGELRSLLALHDGLLRQQEIFWRQKSRATVIRRHQNRIRVIRDEEGQLSEDPEVIQRILESFFRARWTEQPMGGSSADMAPPLSRVSEEETAALISPVSDREIREAVRSLAGDKAPGPDSFPPLFFQRYWMIVGRDMMAAIQQFFSTAVMAEDWQRTFITLISKWQDATEPGHFCPISLCTTLYKATTRILAGRLRDVLPRLISPEQGAFLEG; encoded by the exons ATGAAGGTTATACTATGGAATTACCGCGGCGCGGGGAAGCCTTCCTTTGCCCCAGCTTTCCGTAGGATTGTGCAGCAGCATAGTCCGAAT GGTTCCTGCAGGCTGGATGTCTTCCATGTATGTACCCAGGAGGTGGTAGTGGTGATCTCGGAGGGTAGCAGAGTTTCATGGGTTCCTGCTGCGGTGTATGCTAGTACTGATTTCAGGGAGAGACGGATACTGTGGGAGGAGGCGTCTCAGTTGATTAATCAGGGGTTCCCTATAATGGTGGCTGGTGACTTCAATTGTATTGTTGATCCTCAGGAGAAGATGGGGGGGAGGCCTTTCTTATATGAGAGGCCTTTCTTATATGAGAGGAAGGTTAAGGAGTTCCAAGATTTTTTGACATCGAGTGGGTTGATAGACTTGGGGTTCTTTGGCTCTAGGTTTACATGGTGCAACAATCAGCAGGGCCAGACTAGAGTATGGGAGCGACTTGATAGAGCCTGCGCTACCGCTGGGTGGGTTCAGTGCTTTCCGGATCTCCATGTGAGCCACTTGCCCAGGATCGCGTCGGATCACTGCCCACTACTAGTGAGTACAGACACTTACATTCCAGTTCGTCATCCCTTTAGATTTGAGAAAATATGGCTCTGTTATCTGAGATCATGGGAGATGGTGAGGGAGGCTTGGAGTGCACCAGTTAGAAGAGATGCTATGTATCGGGTGTCTCGTAGATTGGAGCTGACGAGGAGGCAACCAAGGAGGTGGAATCGAGAGAAGGTGGGAGATATTTTCAGGAGGATTGAGGAGTCGGAGGAGGCCATCATCGGGTTACAGGCTCGGGAGGACCAAAGGGGTGGTCTAGCGGATGTGGAGATGGGGGAGCTCAGATCATTATTGGCCTTGCATGATGGGCTTCTTAGACAACAGGAGATATTTTGGAGACAGAAATCGAGA GCGACAGTTATCAGGAGGCACCAGAACAGAATTAGAGTTATCCGGGATGAGGAGGGGCAGCTGTCGGAGGATCCGGAGGTGATTCAGAGGATTTTGGAGAGCTTCTTCAGGGCTAGGTGGACAGAGCAGCCTATGGGTGGGAGCTCAGCGGATATGGCCCCGCCCTTATCTAGGGTGTCAGAGGAGGAGACAGCAGCGTTGATTAGTCCAGTCTCGGACAGGGAGATCAGAGAGGCAGTGAGGTCCCTTGCGGGGGACAAGGCTCCAGGGCCGGACAGCTTTCCACCTTTGTTTTTTCAGAGATATTGGATGATAGTTGGGCGAGATATGATGGCGGCTATACAACAGTTCTTTAGCACAGCAGTGATGGCAGAGGATTGGCAGAGGACTTTCATTACCTTGATATCGAAGTGGCAGGATGCCACGGAGCCGGGTCATTTTTGTCCGATTAGCCTTTGTACGACCTTGTACAAGGCAACGACGAGAATCCTTGCCGGCAGATTGAGAGATGTTCTCCCTAGGCTTATCAGCCCAGAGCAGGGGGCTTTTTTGGAGGGGTAG